The following coding sequences are from one Microtus pennsylvanicus isolate mMicPen1 chromosome 1, mMicPen1.hap1, whole genome shotgun sequence window:
- the Polr1g gene encoding DNA-directed RNA polymerase I subunit RPA34, producing the protein MAGNPASGATRFSCPPNFTAVSPDSDPPRFSLEALTFPDTEVWLIQAPADFAPQCLNGRRVPLSGSKTVKGKLDGKRCRYRVLTSSPQAGETTLLASSTEAGGRLTCAPAPHGSIRIMEGLQEYLISRVPLQPIPTSLPPQIPAGLRPRFSAFGGSPPVTGLGSIMPLRSPSSGKRKKKRKVAEASDIQEAVNGHGAMEVDTASSGLEMRKKKKKKHQVGEVEMLEAETVESTAEMAEPMGLPFPSASSSKKRKSKSTGAEMFQPKEELEHMVSVVETEPPDGTILSPTKKRKRQKEAEGMEAVEAIVAGSQPQITVEPQEEAIPLSPTKKRRKEKRQNLVMESDMGLPRVTTEPELSEHGLQAEAAPVSPKKTKKKKKEKWLSETLALEAEVSEAVLAANFEPQVAPAPSKKKEKGQVIDPPSEMADPRESEEPEAGAIQGSTKKKKKKHQESGV; encoded by the exons ATGGCGGGCAACCCGGCCTCTG GCGCTACTCGGTTCTCCTGCCCCCCCAATTTTACAGCAGTATCTCCAGACTCGGATCCCCCTCGTTTCTCCTTGGAGGCGCTGACGTTTCCAGATACAGAAGTGTGGCTTATCCAAGCCCCTGCAGACTTCGCCCCACAGTG cctcAATGGGCGGCGTGTGCCTCTCTCTGGCTCGAAGACTGTTAAGGGCAAACTGGATGGCAAGAGGTGCCGATACCGGGTCCTTACCAGCAGCCCTCAGGCTGGAGAAACCACCTTGCTGGCATCGtcaacagaggcaggaggaagactCACTTGCGCCCCGGCCCCCCATGGGAGCATAAGGATCATGGAGGGTCTTCAAGAATATCTTATCTCTCGGGTCCCCCTGCAGCCCATTCCCACAAGCCTTCCACCTCAGATCCCTGCTGGCCTGCGGCCTCGGTTCTCTGCCTTTGGAGGCAGCCCTCCGGTCACAGGGCTGGGGTCAATCATGCCTCTGAGGTCACCCTcttcagggaagaggaaaaagaagaggaaggttGCAGAGGCCTCAGATATTCAAGAGGCAGTCAACGGGCATGGGGCCATGGAGGTGGACACAGCCTCGAGTGGCctagaaatgaggaagaagaagaaaaagaagcatcaGGTGGGCGAGGTAGAGATGttggaggctgagacagtagAGTCCACGGCAGAGATGGCGGAGCCCATGGGACTGCCATTCCCATCTGCCAGCAGCAGCAAGAAGAGGAAGAGCAAGTCCACGGGAGCAGAGATGTTCCAGCCAAAAGAGGAGCTGGAACACATGGTATCTGTGGTGGAAACAGAGCCTCCTGATGGGACCATCCTGTCCCCcaccaagaagagaaagaggcagaaggaggctGAGGGGATGGAAGCAGTGGAGGCCATCGTGGCTGGCTCTCAGCCACAGATCACTGTGGAACCCCAGGAGGAAGCCATCCCACTGTCCCCcacaaagaagaggagaaaagaaaagaggcagaattTGGTGATGGAGTCAGATATGGGGCTCCCCAGAGTGACCACAGAGCCTGAACTTTCCGAACATGGGCTTCAGGCTGAGGCAGCTCCTGTGTCTCCCAAGAAgaccaagaagaagaaaaaggaaaagtggcTGAGCGAGACGCTGGCCTTGGAGGCAGAGGTGTCAGAAGCTGTGCTTGCAGCTAACTTTGAGCCCCAGGTGGCTCCAGCACCcagcaagaagaaagagaaaggacaggtgATAGATCCCCCGTCTGAAATGGCTGACCCAAGAGAATCCGAGGAACCTGAGGCTGGAGCAATTCAAGGAtccacaaagaagaagaagaagaagcatcaGGAAAGTGGGGTGTAA